The Pyramidobacter porci genome contains the following window.
ATCTCGCGCGCCAGGCTCTTCATGAAAGGCGTGAAAAGCACGTGCGGCGGCAGCTCGGCCGTGTCGTCCAGCCGCGGCGCTTCGCCGCGGGGCTGCTTCGGCGGCCGGGACAGATCGGCAAAGTTTTGACGGCGCGTGAACGAGAACTCCACGGAAAAATCGTGGTTCCACTCCATCGTTTCGTTCCAGACGGCGACGCGCTGCGGCGCGTCCTCGGGCGCGAGCAGCGACGCCTGCGGCGAGACCAGATCGATCTCGACGCCGCTCTGAGACGGGCAGGCGCAGGGCAGCGGCAGCGCCGCGCTCACCTTCATGCCGGGGCGGAACAGCTCGTCTTTGAGCCGCAGCAAAGCGCGGCAGCGAAAGCGCACCGCCATGCTCCCCTTCTCGCGCATCAGGCGCGCGGCGCGGTCAAGCCGCGACTCGCCGTTTTCGTCCGGCGGCTCGATTCCGGCGGGAACGACGCCCGCCCGCGCGGCAAAACGCGCGTCCACCTTGCAGAGCGTCTCGAAAAAACGCCCGAAATAGCGCGGCTCGCCGTTCACGTAAATCCATTCGACGCGCCCGTCGCGAACCATTTCGTCGAATTCGTCCGCGCCGAAATCGGCGATATGCTCCCGCACCAGATCCAGCGCTTCGCCGCGGCGGTAAGGGAAGTTCCCCGGCAGGCGGCGGATCATCTCCGCCTGCGCCGTCAGGGCGTACCGCATCTCCGCCGGCGTGTTCCCGCAAGCCAGCCGCCGTTCGATCGCCGCCAGAGCGCCCTCCAAGTCCCCGTGTACCTTCAGTCGCCGGATGTCCTCCGGCAGGCCGGCGTGCAGCGCGCGAAAACTTCCGTTCAGTTCCATTCAGATCCTCCGTTCCGTCGAAAACAGCCCCGCCGCGAGGGCGGGGCCGCGCCGTTTTTCGTTGGTATCACGCGAACATTTTCATCAGATACGCGGCCGCAAAGCCGAGGATGTTGCCCGCCGCGGCGCCGATCACGCCCATGACCACGCCGATGGCGGTGTAGCCGGGATTGTAGGCGGCCGCCACGATCGGGGCCGAGGCCGCGCCGCCGATGTTAGCCAGCGACGCCGTGGAGACCATGCACAGGTCGAAGTGGAACAGCTTCGAGAAGATCACCATCGCCACGATGTGGACGACGAACACGAACAGCCCGGCCATCAGCCACATCGGCGCGTCGAGCAGCTCGTTCAATCCGGCGCGGGAAGCCAGCAGCGAGATGACGGCGTAAAGGTACATCGTCGACAGCGCGTCGGCGCCGGCAATGCGCCCGATCGGCGACAGCGCCGCGACCAGGCCGAGCGCCGTGACGATCAGCATCGTGCAGGTGGAAGCGTTGAACACGTCCTTGAGCATGCCGGGCATCAGGCCGGCCGCGTACTTGCCCGCCGCCTGCGACAGCGCCGAGACCATCAGCGACAGGCCGAGCAGGATCGTGAGCGTGGCGCCGCTCATCTTCGCCGTGCCTTCCGCGGCGGCCTTCTGGGCGTCTTCCGCCTCTTCGAACGTCACCGTGCGCGCGTCGCAGAAGCGGTTCCACGCCTTTTCGAGCGGCACCGCCATCAGCAGCAGCGCGATCCAGACCGAGTAATAGATCGTATCGACGATCAGCGCGCAGGCGTAATCGCCCTCCGGCACGTTCAACGCCCCCTGCAGCGCCGCCATGTTGGCCGAGCCGCCGATCCACGAGGCGCACAGAGCGCCCATGGCGCGCCACGATTCGGCGCCGATTTTGCCCTTGAACATCACATAGGCCACGACAAATCCCGCCATGATCGTGAAGGCGCAGCAGAAAAAGATCGCCAGCATGCGCGGCCCGATCTTGACCATCTTGCGGATGTCGCAGCGCAGCAGCATCACGAAGATCATGCCGTACAGCAGGTTGTTCTTCACCGCAGAGTAGGCCGGCGCCGTGGCCTTCATGTCCCACAGGCCGACCGTGCAGAAGAGCATGTTGAACAGATAGACCATGACGATCGGCGGCACGAAATCGAAAATCTTCCAGCCGGTGGCCTTCTGGCACCACACGAGCAGCCCGGCGAAGAACACGAGGAACGCCACATAGGTGAATCCGCTGGTGATCAACATTTTTCTTCCTCCTTTGAAAAGCTCCATATCATGGACGACGGCAAAGCAAGGGCGCCGCGTCCGCCCGTCCGCCACAGCGGCTTTATGACGTTTTGTGAATTATCAGAAAAACACTGGAATCATCCACTTCCGTCACCTGATAAGGAAAGCCGGAAGCCGCTCCGATCCTCTCAAAATCATCGGGCGTGTGGGTCGCCGCTTTGAATCCGTCCGCGCAAACGATAACGCCGTCCTTCGTCTTTTCGGGATCGATCGCTCCCAGCAGTCCTTTGGAAGCCTGTTCTTCGAACCATTTCAGGCGGAAATCCCAGAACTTCGCGCTGTAGCTGCTGAAATAGGCCGCGCCTCCGGGAGCGAGCAAACCGATGATAGTCCGGACGACCTTATCGTCCGCTTTCATCGCTGAAAGGCCGTTCTGCAAACAGAGCACGACGTCGAACTGACAGTCGAAACTCATGTCGTGCACGTCCATCGTCACCATGTCCGCATTGGGGAAATTCTTCAAGTACCGTTTTCCCAATTTGACGTTCTCTTCCGAGATATCCACGCCGACGATCGAGGCGCAGAAAGGAGCCAGCTCCCTCACAATGCGCCCGTATCCGGCGCCAAGCTCCAGAACGCGCTCGCGCCCGGACAGCCGCGTTCTGACAAACTCGATCTCCGCTTCAAGATACTGCCTGATTCGCAGAAGAGAGGTCTCATACACCTGATAGAGTTTCTGAGAATTGAGGTTCTCGGCATAGTAATTTTTTTTCATCTGTCCTCCCTTTCCAATTTCTCCCCATGCGGTCATCCGCTCCACTTCACTCCGGGGACGTCGGCGACGCCGAATCCGGCGCCGTTTCCCAGGCGGATCACGGGGCCGTCGAACTGCGGGCCGCTCGTCACGGGATCGACGGAGCACAGCGCCGGGCCGTCCAGATCAGCGGCGGTAATGCACGAGCTGGCCGAGGTCAGATGGGCCGCCGCCGTCGGTGATCCGCGCCGGCACGCCGGTCATGGCGTCGACGCGGCGCACGGCCGTCTTGAACGGAGCGATCAGCGGCGTGTTGAGGATTCCCGTTTCGATGGAAACGATCTTCATGTCTTTCCCTCGCCGAAAGAAAAAAACGCCGCCCGTTCCCCCGCGCCGGGGACGCGCGGGCGGCTCCGCTTTCACCGCCCCACGTCGGCGGACGGAGCCGCGCCGCGGGGTTTTGTTCGTTCGCTGTCGCTTCAATGATTATATCTTTTCAAAGGCAGGAGCGCAATAAACAAAAACGCGGCGCCCAGCACGGGGTCTCCGTTACCCGCAGGTGACCAAGGCACTTTATTGTGCATCCTTCCGTGGGGGTGAGCCTTCTGTTAAACTGTTTTCATTGAAGGAGATAGTTCCGACAAAAAATCCAATCTGACCTGGAGGAATTGAAAAATGAAAATCGCCGTAATCTGCGCCAACGGCAAAGAGGGAAAGCTGCTCGTCAAGGAAGCTCTGGCCCGTGGACTCGACGTAACGGCTGTCGCTCGCGGAGAAAACAAAACCGCAGCCACCAAATTCGTCTCGAAAGACCTTTTCGACCTGACCGCCGATGACTTGAAAAACTTCGACGTCGTCATCGACGCTTTCGGTGCATGGTCTCCCGAAACACTGCCGCTGCACGGCGCGTCGCTGAAACATCTGTGCGATCTTCTCAGCGGCACGGCAACCCGCCTGCTCGTGGTCGGCGGCGCAGGCAGTTTGTATATTGACAAAGAACACTCGCTCTGCGTCGCCGACGCCCCTGACTTTCCCAATGCCTTCAAACCACTTGCCGCAGCGATGGCAGCCGCTCTGAAAGATCTGCGCGCGCGCCGCGACGTCCGCTGGACTTATGTCAGCCCCGCCGGCGATTTTCAGGCCGAAGGAGAGCGCACCGGCCGTTACATTCTCGGCGGCGAAGAGCTGACGCTCAACTCTCGCGGCGAGAGCGCGATCAGCTACGCCGATTACGCCGTCGCCATGATTGACGAAGCGGAAAGCGGGCGCCACGTTCAGCAGCGCATATCGGTCGTCAGAGAATAGTTCATCAGATAAAGTCAATCGTTCTTCACTTTTTAAAACGTCGATTTTCGCGCAAAAAAGATCCGTGCGGCGCGGCAAATAGGCTTATATCCCGCATCGATCGAAAGGAAGGCATCGTCATGAATCAGCCGGAACGCTGTGCATGGCTTATCGAGAAACTGCTCGCCGAAAAACCGTCGGAATATGCCGGCGTGAAAATCCCCGCCGCGCCCGAGGAACGAAAGCGCCTGCTGCGCGCGCTGATGAACGTGCGTCCGCCGGCCCCCGCCGCCGCAGAATTCTTGCGGATCCAGGACGAATATCTGCGGGAGGAGACGCGGCTCAAAGGCGTGGTGACGATCGAGTCGCTCTCCCCCGCCGAACCGGGGATCTACCTGTGGCAGGGCGACATCACGCGGCTGGCCGCCGACGCCATTGTCAACGCCGCCAACGGCTCGCTGCTGGGCTGTTTCGTGCCGTGCCACGGCTGCATCGACAACGCCATCCACTCGGCGGCGGGCGTGCAGCTGCGGAACGAGTGCGCGGCGCTCATGGAGCGGCTGGGCGGCGACGAGCCGCCGGGGCGCGCGCGGATCACCGGCGCGTACAATCTGCCCTGCCGCTTCGTGCTCCACACCGTCGGGCCGATCGTCGGCGGCGCGGTCACGGACGAGCACCGCGCGCTGCTGGCCTCGTGCTACCGCTCCTGTCTGGCGCTGGCAGCGGAAAGGAACCTACGCTCGGTCGCGTTCTGCTGCGTCTCCACCGGCGAGTTCCGCTTCCCCAACGAGGAAGCGGCGGCCATCGCCGTCGCCGCGGCGCGGGAATTCCTTAAAAGCCACGGCAGCATGAAGGTGATCTTCAACGTCTTCAAGGAGAAGGACAGGAAGATTTACGAGCGCCTGCTGGGCCGCGGCGCGTGATTTTTTTCCGCGTTCGCCGCGTTCCCTGCCGCGCCAGGACGGCCGCGGATCGTGTTACGCTTTTGACGAGTCAGCGTCTTTCTTCCGTGCACCCCTTCCGTATAATAGGAAAAGAACTATTTATGCGCTTCCATGCGGCAAAAAACGGAGGGATTTACGATGCTGGATCGTTGGTTGGGAAACGAGGCGCGCGTCACGGGCTTCTGCGCGGCGCTCTCGGCGCTGGCGCTGGCGCTCAGTCTGAGCGGCGTTTTCACGGGAAAGCCGGGATTCGACGTCGCCTGGGCGGCGATCGTCCTGTGCGGGACGCCGATCCTCGTCGGCGCATGCCGGGGGCTGATCGTCGATCGCAACGTCAAGGCGGACGTGCTCGTCGCCATGGCGCTGGTCGCGTCCGTAGCGACGCGGGAATATTTCGCGGCCGGCGAGGTGGCGCTGATCATGCAGATCGGCTCGCTGCTTGAGGACTACGCGTCGGACAAGGCCGCATCGGGCATCGAGAAGCTGATCCGCCTGACGCCGCGCGGCGCGCACGTGCTTCGCGGCGAGGAGCGCGAAGACGTCCCCGCGGAACAGATACATCCCGGCGACCGCGTCGTGGTGCTGGCGGGCGAGGCCGTGCCCGTCGACGGTGTGATCGTCGAAGGACAGACGGCGATCGACCAGTCCGTCATGACCGGCGAAAGCCTTCCCGTCGACAAGAAGCCCGGCGACCGTGTCGGCAGCGGCACGGTCAACCAGTTCGGCGCGTTCGTGATGATCTGCGAAAAGGCCAGCGCCGACAGCAGCCTGCAGCGCATGATCCGCCTGACGGAAGAAGCGCAGGCCAACAAGGCGCCCATCGTCGCAACCGCCGACCGCTGGGCTACATGGCTCGTCGCCGTCGCGCTGTTCTGCGCGGGCGCGGCATGGTTCTTCACGGGCGAGTTCATGCGCGCCGTGACGGTGCTCGTCGTCTTCTGCCCGTGCGCGTTCATCCTGGCGACGCCGACGGCCGTCGTCGCCGGCATCGGCAACGCCGCGAAATACGGGATCATCGTCAGATCGGGTGAAGCGCTGGAGCGCCTGTCCCGCATCCGGCGCGCCGCTTTCGACAAGACCGGCACGCTGACGTGCGGCAAGCCGCAAGTGGCCGCGGCCGTAAGCTGCCGCGACAATTTTGCGGACAGCGATGTCCTGCACCTTGCGGCCGCGGCCGAACAGCGCTCGGAGCATCCGCTCGGCCGAGCAATCCTGGCCGGCGCCGACGGAAGCGTCGCCGCGGCGGAAGACTTTCGGGTCGTGCCCGGACAGGGCGTCAGCGCGACCGTCGAAAATAAACGAGTTCTCGTCGGCAAAGCCGATTTCATGAAGTCGCAGGGCGTTGACATTTCCGCCGCGGACGCGCCGGCGCGGGAATGGATGCGCCGCGGCGCGACCGTTGTTTACCTCGCTTCCGACGGGCAGCTCGCCGGTTTCATTGCGCTGGCCGACGCGCTCCGGCCGGACGCGCCGCGCGCCGTTCAAAAGCTGAAAGCAGCCGGCGTCGCGCCCATGCTGCTGACCGGCGACAACGAAGCGGCTGCCCGGCGCATCGCGGCCAAAGCCGGCATCGAAGACGTGAAAGCCGATTTGCTCCCCGAGGGCAAGATGAACGCGATCTACGCCTGCTCGCGCGGCGGTGAGCCGGTCTGCATGATCGGCGACGGCGTCAACGACGCGCCGGCCATGACGGCCGCCGACGCGGGCATCGCCATGGGCGGCGTCGGCAGCGATATCGCCATCGAATCCGCCGACGCGGTGCTCGTGCTCGACGACATCAAGAGGATCCCTTATCTTTTCAGCCTGACGCAGAAAGTGATGAGGAAAATCAGGGTCAATATCGCCGCTTCCATGGTCATCAACGTTTCCGCGGTCGTCCTCCCGGCGCTCGGCGTGCTGACGCCCGTCACCGGCGCGCTGTGGCACAATTTCGGCTCGGTGTTCGTCGTCGTCAACGCGGCGCTGCTGCTCCGGGTCAGGGACGACTCGGAATAGCGGGGAGCGGATTTCGGTCACGGAGGTCAAACGGCCATGTTCTTGAAAAACTGGATCGAGAAATATATTCCCGTCTCCTCGGCGCCCGCTAAAAATCCCCATGAGGAAATCCTAAAGCTGCGCGCGGCGCTGCGCGACTGCCCGACGGTCGTGGTCGGCGCGGGCGCGGGGCTTTCCGCGGCGGCGGGATTCGACTACTCGGGGGAACGGTTCCGCAAATACTTCGGCGACTTCGCGGCGCGCTGCGGCTTTTCCGACATGTATTCCGGCGGCTTCTACCGCTACGAGACGCTCGAGGAGCAGTGGGCGTTCTGGAGCCGCTTCATCTACGTCAACCGCTACATGGACGCCCCCAGGCCGACGTACCGCCGCCTGCGCGCGCTGCTGCGCGAAAAGGATTATTTCGTCGTCACCACCAACGTCGACCATTGCTTCCAGAAAGCCCGTTTCGACAAGGAGCGGCTGTTTTACACGCAGGGCGATTACGGCCTGTGGCAATGTTCCACGCCGTGCCACAAGCTCACCTACGACAACCGGGAAACGGTGCGGCGGATGGTGCTGGCGCAGGGGTTCGCCATCGACGCCGACGGCCGGCTCGAACCGCCCTCGCACGAAAAACCGAAAATGCGCGTGCCTTCGAAGCTGATCCCGCTCTGCCCGAAATGCGGCAAGCCGATGACCATGAACCTGCGCTCCGACGACACGTTCGTCGAGGACGAAGGCTGGCGCGCGGCCTCCCGGCGCTACGAGGAATTTCTGAAAAAACACGAAACGGGCAAAGTGCTTTACCTCGAGCTCGGCGTCGGCTCCAACACGCCAGGGATCATCAAGTACCCGTTCCAGATCCGCGCGTTCCAAAATTCCGACGCCGTCTACGCGCTCGTCAACGCGCAGCCGCAGGGCGTCCCCGAGGAGATCCGCGCCCGTTCCATCGTCGTGACCGCCGACATCGGCGCCGCGCTCGACGCGCTGCGCGGCGCCTGAAAGGCAGGACAAAAGCCGCCACGGAGACACGAAGAAAAGAATATAATTGACGTTGTTCCATGCGGAACATTTCATACGCAAAAAGCCTGACGATCAAGCGACCGCCAGGCTTTTTGCGCGTCTTCGCCTTGTTTTTCCCCGCACCCCGCGGCGGATCCTGTCCGCGGCCCGGCTCCTTCAAAAAATGCCGCCCGGACGCGCTCAACTTGCATATTTCTGGTAGAATGTAAAAATAAGCAAAATCTTTCGTCCGCGCCGCGCGGCAGAATTTTCGCGCCCCGGGCCGGTCGGTTTTCGTGGCGGCGGCGTCCCGTTTTTCGAAAACGGCGGTTGCAAAAAAATGACGACGCGTTTATACTGCGGCATAATTTCCACTCGGCACGGGGGCACCCGGCGAGCGAATTCCCATCTTTCAGGAGGTTTAGAATGGCAACCTACATCAACGAACCGGCGCATACTTTCAACGAATATCTTCTGATCCCCGGCTACTCGTCCAGCGAGTGCCGGCCGGAAAACGTCTCGCTGCACACCCCGCTGGTCAAGTTCAAAAAGGGCGAATCTCCCGCC
Protein-coding sequences here:
- a CDS encoding transglutaminase-like domain-containing protein yields the protein MELNGSFRALHAGLPEDIRRLKVHGDLEGALAAIERRLACGNTPAEMRYALTAQAEMIRRLPGNFPYRRGEALDLVREHIADFGADEFDEMVRDGRVEWIYVNGEPRYFGRFFETLCKVDARFAARAGVVPAGIEPPDENGESRLDRAARLMREKGSMAVRFRCRALLRLKDELFRPGMKVSAALPLPCACPSQSGVEIDLVSPQASLLAPEDAPQRVAVWNETMEWNHDFSVEFSFTRRQNFADLSRPPKQPRGEAPRLDDTAELPPHVLFTPFMKSLAREIAGGAETALEKARRFYDFITLNVKYRFMPDYFCLEDIAANCARNLTGDCGVQALLLIALCRVSGVPARWESGWVTRPNFCSGHDWMAFYASPFGWLYADPSFGGGAARDGNEARRQFYFGNLDPWRMAANTAFQADFPVPWEGWRCDPYDNQSGEMLCDGRGLRWYEFTSAKEVVSCEEAE
- a CDS encoding DUF819 family protein; translated protein: MLITSGFTYVAFLVFFAGLLVWCQKATGWKIFDFVPPIVMVYLFNMLFCTVGLWDMKATAPAYSAVKNNLLYGMIFVMLLRCDIRKMVKIGPRMLAIFFCCAFTIMAGFVVAYVMFKGKIGAESWRAMGALCASWIGGSANMAALQGALNVPEGDYACALIVDTIYYSVWIALLLMAVPLEKAWNRFCDARTVTFEEAEDAQKAAAEGTAKMSGATLTILLGLSLMVSALSQAAGKYAAGLMPGMLKDVFNASTCTMLIVTALGLVAALSPIGRIAGADALSTMYLYAVISLLASRAGLNELLDAPMWLMAGLFVFVVHIVAMVIFSKLFHFDLCMVSTASLANIGGAASAPIVAAAYNPGYTAIGVVMGVIGAAAGNILGFAAAYLMKMFA
- a CDS encoding class I SAM-dependent methyltransferase; the encoded protein is MKKNYYAENLNSQKLYQVYETSLLRIRQYLEAEIEFVRTRLSGRERVLELGAGYGRIVRELAPFCASIVGVDISEENVKLGKRYLKNFPNADMVTMDVHDMSFDCQFDVVLCLQNGLSAMKADDKVVRTIIGLLAPGGAAYFSSYSAKFWDFRLKWFEEQASKGLLGAIDPEKTKDGVIVCADGFKAATHTPDDFERIGAASGFPYQVTEVDDSSVFLIIHKTS
- a CDS encoding SDR family oxidoreductase, whose translation is MKIAVICANGKEGKLLVKEALARGLDVTAVARGENKTAATKFVSKDLFDLTADDLKNFDVVIDAFGAWSPETLPLHGASLKHLCDLLSGTATRLLVVGGAGSLYIDKEHSLCVADAPDFPNAFKPLAAAMAAALKDLRARRDVRWTYVSPAGDFQAEGERTGRYILGGEELTLNSRGESAISYADYAVAMIDEAESGRHVQQRISVVRE
- a CDS encoding protein-ADP-ribose hydrolase, with the protein product MNQPERCAWLIEKLLAEKPSEYAGVKIPAAPEERKRLLRALMNVRPPAPAAAEFLRIQDEYLREETRLKGVVTIESLSPAEPGIYLWQGDITRLAADAIVNAANGSLLGCFVPCHGCIDNAIHSAAGVQLRNECAALMERLGGDEPPGRARITGAYNLPCRFVLHTVGPIVGGAVTDEHRALLASCYRSCLALAAERNLRSVAFCCVSTGEFRFPNEEAAAIAVAAAREFLKSHGSMKVIFNVFKEKDRKIYERLLGRGA
- a CDS encoding heavy metal translocating P-type ATPase, with protein sequence MLDRWLGNEARVTGFCAALSALALALSLSGVFTGKPGFDVAWAAIVLCGTPILVGACRGLIVDRNVKADVLVAMALVASVATREYFAAGEVALIMQIGSLLEDYASDKAASGIEKLIRLTPRGAHVLRGEEREDVPAEQIHPGDRVVVLAGEAVPVDGVIVEGQTAIDQSVMTGESLPVDKKPGDRVGSGTVNQFGAFVMICEKASADSSLQRMIRLTEEAQANKAPIVATADRWATWLVAVALFCAGAAWFFTGEFMRAVTVLVVFCPCAFILATPTAVVAGIGNAAKYGIIVRSGEALERLSRIRRAAFDKTGTLTCGKPQVAAAVSCRDNFADSDVLHLAAAAEQRSEHPLGRAILAGADGSVAAAEDFRVVPGQGVSATVENKRVLVGKADFMKSQGVDISAADAPAREWMRRGATVVYLASDGQLAGFIALADALRPDAPRAVQKLKAAGVAPMLLTGDNEAAARRIAAKAGIEDVKADLLPEGKMNAIYACSRGGEPVCMIGDGVNDAPAMTAADAGIAMGGVGSDIAIESADAVLVLDDIKRIPYLFSLTQKVMRKIRVNIAASMVINVSAVVLPALGVLTPVTGALWHNFGSVFVVVNAALLLRVRDDSE
- a CDS encoding SIR2 family NAD-dependent protein deacylase, which produces MFLKNWIEKYIPVSSAPAKNPHEEILKLRAALRDCPTVVVGAGAGLSAAAGFDYSGERFRKYFGDFAARCGFSDMYSGGFYRYETLEEQWAFWSRFIYVNRYMDAPRPTYRRLRALLREKDYFVVTTNVDHCFQKARFDKERLFYTQGDYGLWQCSTPCHKLTYDNRETVRRMVLAQGFAIDADGRLEPPSHEKPKMRVPSKLIPLCPKCGKPMTMNLRSDDTFVEDEGWRAASRRYEEFLKKHETGKVLYLELGVGSNTPGIIKYPFQIRAFQNSDAVYALVNAQPQGVPEEIRARSIVVTADIGAALDALRGA